Below is a window of Narcine bancroftii isolate sNarBan1 chromosome 13, sNarBan1.hap1, whole genome shotgun sequence DNA.
atgtcgtcaatcagctggatatagtttggtgctctgtagttgccaagaaaattctcgtCAACAACAAAGGGCGAAGGCCCTGTCcggggctgtagtgttctatgttaaacaCCTTCCATCCATGTCCTGGACTAAGGCAACATTttggcatagcacctgcactgagtgcatgcccaggcaaaacagcttgctttgtgggcaatatacgagtagacttaaaatatgacaagaaatcacaaaaaataggttatatcaaaAAAACAGTACGAGAttagaaatttttaaggtgattttcacgatcagtagcccaaaatccataaaatacacccaaaagtgttcaggaagcaaaatgtttGTTGTCCAATGAATTGAGAGAACTCGCACATATTGAAAGAAATATTATCAGGATATGGAACAAGGCGATACTGTTAGATAGGAAGCAGGGTGTTTGAATGAAAAGTTATAATTCAGGTTATGTTCAAGTACTACAGTATTAACTTCTTTTTACACTTTGTTGTCAAGGAATGCAGCCAGTGTGGAAAGTCATTCAGCAGCGCGAGTGCCCTGAGCAAACACTACCTGACGCATAGTCATGAACGGCGCCACATCTGCAGGATCTGCAATAAAGCCTTTAAGAGACAAGACCATTTGTATGTGAACATTTGTATGTAAAGCCTTTAAGAGACAAGACCATTTGTATGTGAACATCACTTCACCGGGGAACTTGAGTTTTGTTTTAAACAAATCACACATCTTCATGTGCtctgaatacacacacacacctcatctGATTGCAACCTACCCTCTGCCTCCCTGCTTACTGGCTATAACCTTTCAGGAGGTTCTTGATTAAGAATCTTTCTacctctgcattaaaaaatattCCAAGATTCTGCTTCTTTGAACCTTTATGGAAAGTATTTCAGTTTTaccagactcaatcagggacttccttgtgtactttattgattttctttttgttctctctgtattgcacagtttaaattcagtatctgtttacagttctttgtttacatatttacactgtgtacagtttttttttgcaagaccaattattggtaattctgcatgataaaggaatctcagggttgtatactctgacaataaatctaaatctgatcCTGCAGAAAGAATTTCAGCTCCTATTCCTGAAATGGAAGACCTTAAACAATGACCCCTTGTTCCAGATTTTCCCTCCAAAGAGGAGTCACCCACCATTCAAGTCGTGCAAGATCTGACCTTTCATTCAAGTCCTAtctcttctctttcttccttaACAATGTCTCAGAGCTAGGTCATTCATGCTTATTTCCTCATGGCTGTACTGTTTATTCTCTCGTCCACTATCAACTCTTCTTTGGCTGGTCACCATACTATAATTAAGCCTTTTGAAAATTTAGATAAGCAGcatcagtaacaggcccttctggcccacaagcccttgctgcccaattacatccaattgacctacagccctcaTGCAgtttgaaaggagggaggaaactagagcctccAGGGAAATCCTAcgtaggcacagggagaatgtacaaactcctaacagagtgcaggattcaaacctgttAAGAACTAACAACCCCcttaaattttgtttgggactaaagagacttcgttagcactaacacaggaacagcaatggaaaattctccAGACACTGGTGAATTCAAAATAATAAACTATCAATAACATAACATATCTTATCTCTAAACTCTAAATTTATCCCACTATggacaaatgtaaatgtgtgtgtataattaAAGTTCCACTCTAAAAActaaatctttaaaatttaagcatcattttagtcttgcttgatgGTCTTAAATTCTTagatcagaaataattataaagtgcttttaaacatcatatcttcaggcttctttactcacaatgtggctattttcttccacagtgAATTCACAAACTCAGACAAAGATTAAATAAATATCATTATCTTCTTCTACGATGAAGTCACAAACcggacaagggttaaacaaatggccatacaaaaatagacccagtcgAAATTTGTCCTTTTTTCCCAGAAAGACTGTGAAATGGTTTTCCTTATttaaaaagccactgattctgtgtttcccCTTGTCCCAGGAGTAACACAAACAACAGCACTAATTCTTAactcccctactatgtaaacatCTATCTAATCTTGacttaagtatatttactgaggtagcctccaatgcttcaatgggtagcaaattccatagattcaccaccctttagaaaaagcagttcttcctcatctctgttctaaatctactataatgaatcttgaggctatggtACCTAGTTCTtctctcacctaccagtgggaaaaaaaaaacttacctactTCTATgcctttcatgattttatgtttctataagataccttctcattcttctgaattctagcGAGTTCAGTCCCAgacgattcaatctctcctcgtgCAGAAAAGTGATTCTGTGGTAAAACATCAGCCTATTCCTTGTGTTCTTGAGTTGATTCTGCACTAGTAAATCCACACTGGCTGAACCCAACAGCTTCTGCATTGGCAGGACTTCACAGAATGTTCTGCACTGTAGAACTTGGCAGAGACCTTCTGTGCAACAGAATCAGTGTCTGCACCAGAACCCCATCACAGGTTCTGATCTGTGAAACCCCCTCCCCAAACCTCTCTCCAGTAGAATTAATTAGATTCTGCACAAGAAGAACTCTACACACGGCTTTTACTCAGCTCAAAACTCAAGGAGTTTTGCTTGAACAAAGAATATGAAAATGAATATGATCCTTCCCTAATTCTAAACATGATATAAATAAGATCTGAATATCgtgtaatattgaattatctgaaGAAAACATGACTGAAATTTGACTTGCCTTCTTGAAAAAGTATTATTATTGATTAACCTTATAGGAAATGATAGGTGAGAAGTTGCTGTTAACGGTAAGCATTTATCCATGAATTATTTCCTCCAGTTACACTTTAAAATACTGATTTTAAGTTACTTGACCGAAGGCCAATACTCTAAACCCTCCATGGAATGTAAATGAAGGAGATGTTGATAACAGTCCATATAGATTGATTCCACTGTTAGTATTGGTACACATTCACAGAGATTAGTAAACCACGACGCTAGaacctaaatttgaatttaagatCAGTGGCTTCCAGCCAAACTCTGATGGTTTTAAGCAAATCTCAGGTAGAATCCTCATGACCATCTAACTACAGTCACTCATTGGTCAGGCCTGTCAGTGAAAATGGCAAAATATTGGGCAGTATTTGAGCTTGGAAAATGCATGCGGCCAATTTAGAATCTAAATAAGATGGAAAAactccagagaagatttactagggtgttgttcggacttcaggaactgagttaccgggaaaggttcaacagattaggactttatttcctggagcaaagaaaaatgaggggagatttgacagagatatTTAAGGTTACGAGAGATCTAGATAGAGTAAACATAGGCTCTTttcaactgagggtaggtgagatgcaaactagaggtcatgggttaaaggtgaaaggggaaaagtttaggagaaacattagggagagcttcttcacacaaagaacggtgggagtgtggaacgagctgccagctgaagcggtgaatacgggctcaactttaacatttggacaggtatatgggtgggaggggtatgaagggctatgatcaggctgcaggtcagtgggactaggtaaaatAATAGGCATGaacaagaagggctgaagggcctgtttctgtgctataatgttctatggttcatggAAAGAATGTATGTATATGAGTGTAACTCACTAGATTATTTTTACTCCTGATTAATGCTTGTAGGTCAGTTACCCAGTACCATTAGAACATTGGCAGTTTACTCTCATTTTTATACTTCAAAGAAGCAGAAGTTTATTAGCTACTATACTAAATATTATTTGATAAATATTACTCTGTACTCTCTCTCCTTAGATCTGGACACCTGCTAACACACCAAAAAAATAAGCCCTATGTTTGTATGGAGCATGGATGTGACAAGAGTTATTGTGACTCGAGATCCCTGCGACGTCACTACGAGGTCCAGCATAGCTTGTATTGTCAGAAGGAGCCCTTTCCGGACAACAGCACCAAAGATCTAGATTCAACAGAGAGCACGCTGTTCCCACCGACCACTCATGCTCGGGTCCTTCAGTGTGATGTGGCAATGGGACAAAGGCCTCCAGCAAttgaatctcttccacagaagtcCTCGTTGCCCAATAGAGAACTGCTGAGACCTCTCATGAGCAATTTGTGCCAGAAAGTCCCAAGCGATACTGGAACAAACGGAAGCAACGTTACCTTGCACTATCCCACGCAAGCTCGCACTACAGGAAGTACGTTTACTAACCCAACCATTTGCTTCTCTGAAAGATTAGGTACTGTTACACAAACCAAATATAGATTATTACAAAGAGAGCAGTCTTCTGGTTCAAATTGTAACACAAGTGATTCATATAACCGAGTGAACACTTCCCATTTTTCTGCAACAAACCCCACTGGGTCTTGCATTGCAAGTTTAGATTCCTGTGTCATGGATTCAATGATCCACAGTCAAACCTCACAGCCTGCACAATTTACTTTGGATTCATCAAGACCTGCAAGTTGGCCACAGGCTGTGAGCGCAGATCATACATCATCAAGAAATGAAACTGTTTCCACCCGCCAGCAAGTAAACCAAGATCTTGTGTGGACCAACAACTTAGCAACCTACAGCGGCAGCAAAGGAGCTTACTCCTATATTGTTCCCAGTTCCCAGTCTTCTGAAGAGGTTTCTGCCACCTTTTCAGGTGGAGCTTTGCATAAACTCGATTCGTTTGCTCAAACCTTCACAAAAGAGAATTTGGATATTCAGTCAAGTTCCCCTGTTGCGAAGTCTCCAGGTGAAAATTCGACATCGTCTCAATTTGATGCTTGCGGCAATGTTTTCAGACAGATTTTGAGCTCTAAAACAAATTTAAGCCAGTGGCAAGCATTCCCAGAACAGAAGCATCAAGTTTTTCAAGAGCCACATTCTCTAAACCAGGAACATCAACAGCAGGTAGCAACTTCACTCTTTACACAAGTCTACATGGGAGATCAAGAGGCCTCCCCTATGCAGAACCAAGACCAATTTCAAAACCATATGCTCCAACTTATTTCTGATACCCAATACAATCTGTCTCAATCCCAAAATTTGGTAAGCCAATCACAAGATATAGTTTCTCAGACCCAGCATATGCTTTCCCAGAAAATTCCACCTCAGATCCAGAATAATGGATCACAATCACATCAGCCCTCAGAATTAGAGCAAGATTTTCAACTTTCCTACAGACAGGTAACCACTTCTTCATTTTTAccatttaaaaccacaaaagcTTGTCAGGTCTCCAAGGACAGCTATCCTTGCTCTGCACAACAAGCAGAAAGTACTGACCAGGAGACAGGAACTGAAGCGCAATCTGCATTGAGAGGGATCTCAGAAGGTCACAAGAAATTCAAGAAGAGTCCATTCAAGGCACGGCATCCTCCTCAGTCAGTACGCAAAGAAGTTGTTCAGAATCAGCTTCAGTCAGACCCAGAGCAGTTGGAGGGTTGGTCATTTCCACCTTGCAACCACAGGAAGGGCAGAATCTCTAATAACGATGCGTGTAGAAAGCATTTCACTCTTGCAGGTAAATCCAGTAAGAATGTGTCAGTGTCTCGAAAGGAACGTCAGAAGTCAGATCCCAATTGTACAGCTCCTCCTAGTCAGGTGGCCATGAACTCCTTTTCTGTTCAAAATTCTTTGAGAAGTATGGAAGATTGTCTACAGAAAGAACTTTTTCATGACAGAGTCCAGGTAATTGACTCAATTTCTCATTAGGCTTTCCAGTTTTTATTTTtgtcttccttcctgatggtatcaactcttccccacccagaacttgtgaagagcagtggttctcaaccttttctccccCACTCATACTGCTTTAAGTAATCTTTTCCTaaccacagagaacctatggcataggatgcccCTAGTAGGTGCTCTGCGGTTAGTAagcgattacttaaggtggtatgtggaaagagaaaggttgagaaccactggtttagtatATTTAGCTTGACAAGTATTGTCAGACGTTGGCATGTGGTGGTAATGTGGGAACATCACAGCAAATCTGATATCTTTCTTTGATAACCACACATTGCAGCAGGAGAGAGAATATGGCTTGTTTTATCTGCTTCCCACCCCATGTCACTGAGGTTATGTGGTTGTATAAAATGTGTCTTCAGAATATTTAC
It encodes the following:
- the LOC138748123 gene encoding zinc finger protein 541-like isoform X4, with translation MDCYSFTDQSPLQTDIHLPLLSDSIGPLTQKDMPEKSMTKSERKHGGVQKRRRLSTRHSPQQAVQECSQCGKSFSSASALSKHYLTHSHERRHICRICNKAFKRQDHLSGHLLTHQKNKPYVCMEHGCDKSYCDSRSLRRHYEVQHSLYCQKEPFPDNSTKDLDSTESTLFPPTTHARVLQCDVAMGQRPPAIESLPQKSSLPNRELLRPLMSNLCQKVPSDTGTNGSNVTLHYPTQARTTGSTFTNPTICFSERLGTVTQTKYRLLQREQSSGSNCNTSDSYNRVNTSHFSATNPTGSCIASLDSCVMDSMIHSQTSQPAQFTLDSSRPASWPQAVSADHTSSRNETVSTRQQVNQDLVWTNNLATYSGSKGAYSYIVPSSQSSEEVSATFSGGALHKLDSFAQTFTKENLDIQSSSPVAKSPGENSTSSQFDACGNVFRQILSSKTNLSQWQAFPEQKHQVFQEPHSLNQEHQQQVATSLFTQVYMGDQEASPMQNQDQFQNHMLQLISDTQYNLSQSQNLVSQSQDIVSQTQHMLSQKIPPQIQNNGSQSHQPSELEQDFQLSYRQVTTSSFLPFKTTKACQVSKDSYPCSAQQAESTDQETGTEAQSALRGISEGHKKFKKSPFKARHPPQSVRKEVVQNQLQSDPEQLEGWSFPPCNHRKGRISNNDACRKHFTLAGKSSKNVSVSRKERQKSDPNCTAPPSQVAMNSFSVQNSLRSMEDCLQKELFHDRVQGEDIYSLYSIPQEEDGPSSVLCSTTENVEESGEKFQCDRCQGVFHFLEGLNCHSCPQEGMGSQHLLEDSVKSQKAIDNVNEKMDHGGLLYQHLEDKFSALLLEKPLEENASTPLVIPVSVPVRGAGPVKENKTEDSLVLPKKSAAVGLTTNASPIQALESGKPGSINCRGHSKKQRRKRCRPEPLIIPSPSSSQIGVLPGMVLYQSHMRSPACLADHLLENFQPPPYTPPPMLSPIRHGSGLYFNRICSLPGNRAPYSMYTPKGTPGSFVDGICGISMVKDDSIITIEPHINIGTRFQAEIPLLQDESLVEDSVHQADLVWKPWDNIETNKVTQARVTDLLNLACSSVFPGGGTNLELALHCLHDTHGDILAALEILLMKGARRDPAHPLGDYHYTGTEKWTVAEKKIFSQAICLYNKDFFLMQKMIKLKTVAQCVEYYYTWKKQLKFEWKRTHLLEKEEVNHETDSTGDTKELKKLLLLPSQDMGTPSQSRVNRENPKKKVARAKSGFCPSIHCQAAVPEKNEKKFSMGNFPCKECTKVFDKVKSRNAHMKCHRQQEEQERQAEMKRSRIRLKVEIKEEPEETAVVFNLTDWQNVSTL
- the LOC138748123 gene encoding zinc finger protein 541-like isoform X5; translated protein: MEHGCDKSYCDSRSLRRHYEVQHSLYCQKEPFPDNSTKDLDSTESTLFPPTTHARVLQCDVAMGQRPPAIESLPQKSSLPNRELLRPLMSNLCQKVPSDTGTNGSNVTLHYPTQARTTGSTFTNPTICFSERLGTVTQTKYRLLQREQSSGSNCNTSDSYNRVNTSHFSATNPTGSCIASLDSCVMDSMIHSQTSQPAQFTLDSSRPASWPQAVSADHTSSRNETVSTRQQVNQDLVWTNNLATYSGSKGAYSYIVPSSQSSEEVSATFSGGALHKLDSFAQTFTKENLDIQSSSPVAKSPGENSTSSQFDACGNVFRQILSSKTNLSQWQAFPEQKHQVFQEPHSLNQEHQQQVATSLFTQVYMGDQEASPMQNQDQFQNHMLQLISDTQYNLSQSQNLVSQSQDIVSQTQHMLSQKIPPQIQNNGSQSHQPSELEQDFQLSYRQVTTSSFLPFKTTKACQVSKDSYPCSAQQAESTDQETGTEAQSALRGISEGHKKFKKSPFKARHPPQSVRKEVVQNQLQSDPEQLEGWSFPPCNHRKGRISNNDACRKHFTLAGKSSKNVSVSRKERQKSDPNCTAPPSQVAMNSFSVQNSLRSMEDCLQKELFHDRVQGEDIYSLYSIPQEEDGPSSVLCSTTENVEESGEKFQCDRCQGVFHFLEGLNCHSCPQEGMGSQHLLEDSVKSQKAIDNVNEKMDHGGLLYQHLEDKFSALLLEKPLEENASTPLVIPVSVPVRGAGPVKENKTEDSLVLPKKSAAVGLTTNASPIQALESGKPGSINCRGHSKKQRRKRCRPEPLIIPSPSSSQIGVLPGMVLYQSHMRSPACLADHLLENFQPPPYTPPPMLSPIRHGSGLYFNRICSLPGNRAPYSMYTPKGTPGSFVDGICGISMVKDDSIITIEPHINIGTRFQAEIPLLQDESLVEDSVHQADLVWKPWDNIETNKVTQARVTDLLNLACSSVFPGGGTNLELALHCLHDTHGDILAALEILLMKGARRDPAHPLGDYHYTGTEKWTVAEKKIFSQAICLYNKDFFLMQKMIKLKTVAQCVEYYYTWKKQLKFEWKRTHLLEKEEVNHETDSTGDTKELKKLLLLPSQDMGTPSQSRVNRENPKKKVARAKSGFCPSIHCQAAVPEKNEKKFSMGNFPCKECTKVFDKVKSRNAHMKCHRQQEEQERQAEMKRSRIRLKVEIKEEPEETAVVFNLTDWQNVSTL